The Humulus lupulus chromosome 3, drHumLupu1.1, whole genome shotgun sequence genome window below encodes:
- the LOC133824540 gene encoding uncharacterized protein LOC133824540 encodes MEGQTKIMPPMRLVQRNIGVNHNLDNTPVVRPNTQANNNGNPLPANGGNRCNADPQTTYQRLEAQFIDMQEDMRRFRKQHPSVLKGNADPLNVEQWMSMMGSTLYFMRVEGNKRVACETHMLRDDARIWWEVISQERDVTAMTWAEFQQAFNDKYYNHPVQASKVDEFATLSQRNMTVPKYALKFEKIAKFAADQVPTKVARVDRFVCGLKPMIARDVKIVSVGKRKGSDNAGQPGHDKSSKDNKGNNRTGNKEWVRFLECEKCKKRHKGECWANACHDYGKEGHIMKNYPQRSQEDAKEQPKKDGKLVPARVFALTKPQVEASTSMVSGQISIAGINRHILIDYGATHSFVA; translated from the exons ATGGAG GGACAAACTAAAATCATGCCTCCTATGAGATTAGTACAAAGGAACATTGGGGTTAACCATAACCTCGACAATACACCTGTTGTGAGGCCTAATACGCAAGCTAACAACAATGGCAACCCTCTACCAgctaatgggggaaataggtgcAACGCAGATCCTCAAactacctaccaaaggttggaAGCGCAATTTATTGATATGCAAGAAGACATGAGAAG ATTCAGAAAGCAACACCCTTCAGTGTTAAAAGGGAACGCTGATCCATTGAAcgttgaacaatggatgagcatgatgggGTCAACTCTGTACTTCATGCGAGTCGAGGGGAACAAAAGGGTAGCTTGTGAAACTCACATGCTGAGAGATGACGCAAGGATCTGGTGGGAAGTGATCTCTCAGGAAAGAGATGTTACTGCAATGACTTGGGCCGAATTTCAGCAAGCATTTAATGACAAGTACTACAATCATCCAGTACAGGCttcaaaggtggatgagtttgctACTTTGAGCCAAAGGAATATGACGGTGCCTAAGTATGCATTGAAGTTTGAAAAAATTGCCAAGTTTGCGGCAGATCAAGTGCCAACTAAAGTGGCAAGAGTAGACCGTTTTGTTTGTGGCTTGAAACCTATGATAGCTAGAGATGTGAAGATTGTGTCAGTAGGG AAGAGGAAAGGAAGCGACAATGCGGGTCAACCAGGGCATGATAAAAGTTCAAAAGATAATAAAGGAAACAACCGTACTGGGAACAAGGAATGGGTACGGTTCCTAGAGTGCGAAAAGTGTAAGAAGCGCCACAAAGGAGAATGTTGGGCAAATGCATGTCATGACTATGGTAAGGAAGGGCACATCATGAAGAACTACCCACAGAGGAGTCAAGAAGATGCTAAGGAGCAACCTAAGAAGGACGGCAAGTTGGTTCCAGCACGTGTTTTCGCTCTCACCAAGCCTCAGGTAGAAGCAAGCACTTCCATGGTCTCAGGTCAGATCTCTATTGCTGGAATTAATCgtcatattttaattgattaTGGTGCCACTCATTCGTTTGTTGCTTAG